In Caloramator sp. E03, the sequence AACAATCGAGCATCATGTTCAGGGCTGTCGCTAAAATGCACAGGTCTTTTAGTTTTCATAAAGCATACAGCTGTTTCATTTACTCCTTTTCCTTCCTGTGCATGAGGAATGCAAATATCAGGGGCTATTACTATATAAGGTCCATACTCTTTTACATTTTTTATAATTAAATCTATATATTCTTCAAGTATTGCACCATCCTTTATAAGAGGCTGGCATGCTGCTACTATTGCTTCTTCCCATGATTCAAATCCGTCATGAAAGGAATATCTTTTTTTCTCTATTAGTTCCTTAAACATTTTATCCTCCAATCAATTAATATTTCTATTATAGGAATGAAGTAAAAGGAATGTTTATATCGTTTTCAAAGCAATCATCAAAACCTCTTGGATAATGGTACTCTCTATTATCTTTATCATCTGGGAATACAAACTTTCCTCCAACCTGCCATATAAATGGTTTGAATTTATATTGAAGTCTGTGCTTTTTCATCTCATAAAGCATAGTTATTTCAGCTGGATCAGCCTGAAAATTAGACCATATATCATGATGGAAAGGAATTATTACCTTTGTGTTTAAAGCTTCTGCCATTCTCAAAATATCAGATGCAGTCATTTTATCTGTTACTCCTCTTGGGTTTTCTCCAAAGGAACCTAAAGCAACATCTATCTCATAGTCATTTCCATGTTTAGCATAATAATTTGAATAATGGGAATCACCGCTGTGATATATATTTCCTCCAGGAGTTTTTATAAGGAAATTAACTGCCTTTTCATCCATATCATCAGGCATTCTGCCTCTTATATCACCATCTGGAGGTGATGTAATAAGTGCTGTACGGTCAAAGGACTCTAAAGCTACTATCTCAATGTCTTTTATTTTTACAACATCACCAGGCTTAACTGTTATGCAACGTTCCCTTGGTACTCCCCATTCTATCCATTTTTCAACTGAATACTTTGGTCCTATAAAGGGAACATCCTTTGAACAGTTTTTCATAACTGCTGCTGCAACATTAACATCTATATGATCATTATGATAATGAGTAGATAATACCGCATCTATTTCTTTTATTGCAAAAGGATCAAGTACACAGGGTGAAACCCTAAGATTAGGCTGAAGTTTTTTTCCTCCGCACATTCTTGCCATCTGGTGCTGTGGATCTATATATGGATTTGCTTTTGTTTTTTTGCCGCTTCCACACCAGAAATCAATACATATATTAGTATTTCCTTCTGTTTTTACCCAGATACCTGTACATCCAAGCCACCACATGGCAAAGGTTCCTGGTTTTACTACTTCCTGTTCAATCTCTTCATTTAGCCATGTACCCCATTCTGGGAATGTACTTAGAATCCATGATTCTCTTGTAATTTGATCAATTTTAGCCATTTATTATCCTCCTTAATCGTTCATATAATTTATTTTTTGTTCTTTTACACATTGTTCCTAACATACTTAATTTTAAAAGTTGAATTTTAGTTCTTGCGTGTAAAACAATCATAAATTATTTGATATATGAATGATTTATATGTTTTATGATTGTTTACACTTCAATAATAACTAATTTTTTGAATTATTTCAATATAAAATTTTCATATTATTATTAAATATTTTTAAAAACTATGATTTTTGTTTATTTTATGTTTGAAATCAATCATAAAATAAAATATAATATAAGTATAAGAGATCATTTGTTCATTTTATGTATTGAAAAATTACTGTATTAATGTTTTAGTTTATTTAATATTAATTATGGAGGGCATTATGAAAAATAGTAAAGGTGTAGTATGCAAAAGGCAACAATTAATACTCCAATATTTAAATGAGCACAAAACAGCAAAGGTAGAAACTCTTTCCGAATTGCTTAATGTATCTCCTATCACTATAAGGCGCGATCTTCAGATATTTGAAGAAAAGGGAATAGTAGAAAGGTTTCATGGAGGTGCAACCTTAATCGAAGGTGCGTTAGGAGATGATCCAAGCCTTAGCGATTCATCAAAAAACTATATTCTCCAAAAGCTTGCAATAGCAAAAATGGCTGCAAGTTTAATTAATGATGGTGATACTATATTTATGAACTCAAGTTCAACAGCATTACTTGTACTAAAATATCTGCATAACAAACATGTAATAGTAATTACAAACAATGGTAAAGCACTACAAGTACAAAAAGATCCAAAGGTTGAACTTGTTTTAACCGGAGGAGAAGTTTATGAGAGAAAACAATCAATGGTTGGAGAGTTTGCAACTCATATACTATCAAAGGTTGTTGCAAATAAGTGTATCATGGGTGTAAGTGGTATAAACATTAAAACTGGTATTACAACATCTGTACTTCAAGAAACAGCAGTAAATCAGATGATGCTAAAAAGGTGCAGCGGCCCTGTAATTGTCCTTGCTGACAGCTCTAAGATAGGAGTTGAACACAACTTTATAAGCGGAGATTTAAATAAAGTATCTTACCTTATTACCGACTCTGGAGCAGATCCTAAGCAGTTAGAAATGCTAAAAGAAAAGGGAATTGAGATTATTACAGTCGATCCACTTGATGCATCTGAACTTAATGGTTTTAATAGTATAACTTAATAAATATAAGGATATATTTTGCATCCAAAATCGTCAGGCAATTTAGACTTTTAAAGAATCATAATAAAGCCCTATCCTTTAGGATAGGGCCATATTTATCGCATTGTTATATATCCATGATATTGTGTATAGTTATCACTTTCAGCAATATCTGTTAAGAATATGCTTGATATTTCAAACCTTGGCTTTAAATATGGAAATTGATCATATTTTGCCCAAGATGGTTTTTTAATATCTTTTGCCTTTACTACAGCTGCTTTATACCACTGAGATGGGCAATCAAACCACATTTCAACTACTCTTTGATATGGACATCCATTAACCTCCTGAATAATTTTACTCGATAACATTCTTAGTACTTCTGGCATAGCTTGGAATTTAGGAACAACTTCTTCATAAAACCACTTGTCCCCTTCTTCCATAGAAACACCCTCTGGATATTTCATAACAAATTGCCATCTATAGTTTGGACCATCTTCTGCTGTTCTTTTAGAACCTTTGAAATCTTCTTCCCAGCAAATCGGTACAAAAGCAAATATAAATGGAGGCATCCCGTTATCTCCACCTGTAGATCTTGCATCGTCCCCTTCTATATTAACTGTTTTTCCATTACTTAAATCTTCATCATCTGGAATATTTCCCTGCCATTTTAATACATCTACTGGAAAATATTCTGTAAAAGCCTTATTTTTAAATTCCTCTGTCATTGGATTAACCAACCAGTAATGTTCTGTTAACTGCATTCTACATGTTCCAAATCTTTCTCCTTCTGGTGGAGTTGGCAAAGCTGGATAAAATGCATACTTAGCTACGTAAGGTCTAAATTGTGAAATACTATCTGCTATATGGTAGCGATATAACCAATGTTTTAACTTATGCCTATAATCCTCTTTTACAACATCAACATATATAAGACTTCTCATAGGTTTAAACTCTATAGACATTATAATCTCCTCCTATTTATTTTAATTATAACTTTTTAAATGTTTATATTTAAATTATCAACTAAAACTTTTGAACTTGTTGCTATTTGTTCAATAGTGGCAGCTATCTCTTCTACAGAAGAAGCTTGTTCTCCTGCAATTTCGCCTATAGTACTTATAGAATTAGAAATAAACTTACTACCCTTATCAATATCCAAAAGAACTGCAGACATTTTCTCAGCAGTTTTTTGACTTAACAGAGCTAATTTTCTCATTTCATTTGCAACAACTGAAAATCCTCTCCCATTTTCACCTGCCCGTGCTGCTTCTATAGAAGCATTTAAGCCTAAAAGATTAGATTGTTTAGATATGTTATGAATCAAATCAACAAATTGATTGCTTTCACTTATGTTTTCTTCAACCTGTTTAATTTTTTCAATCATAAAATTCAATTGTTCTGATAGCTTTAAAGCATCATCGGCAATCCCATTAATAGTTTCGCTCACCTTTTGCAAGGAACTCATCAAATTGATAGAATTATTTTTTATTTCTTCTATCTTTTCTGTGCTTTGTGAAATTCCAAGTGTTCCAATTACTTCTCCATCGTCACCAAATATAGGTACTGCAATAATCTTCATATCTAAACCATCAATTTCTTTCTTTAGTACCTTGTATAATTTCTTTTTCTCCTTAATGATTTGTTGTATTCCTGTCATTTCAATACTATTTAAAGGCCCCACCTTAAATGGTGCTTTTACTGTATTTCCATCCTCAGAATATATACATTCACTTTTATTTGTAACAGTTAATGAAAAATCCCCTTCAATTATATCCTTTATTATTGAAATAACATCTATAAGGTTTTGAAGCTTTTTTTCCATTGTAATCCTCTCACTTATTAGATTATATTTTTATATCTAAACGGTACAACGTAAAATGTACAAGCCGTCTTGGAAAGTATCAACATAAATATAGCCTCTATCATCTACAAGTACATCTTCTGTGATTGCCACCTTAGATCCTGGAAGCAAATCTCCTGTTGGATTATTAAATAAATCAGCTTCAGGATCAGGAGGGATAAAGTAAGCAATCTCCTTTGGTACGAAAGGATCTGATACATCATATATGCGAAGCCCCGCATTAAAATAGCAACAGTAAACTCTATCATCTCTCTTTTCATAAACGTCAGGACCAAATGCGTCAAAAATATTATGTGGTCCAAATGGTATACGTACGCCATCAACAATATTAAAGTTTGTCCCATGTGTATATCCTTCAGGTACTTCTGGATATGGGAAAATAGAAATTAAGCTTGGGTTACTGATATCTGTTATTTCAATAATGCCAATCATGTTCATCGGCTGGGTTACAATCTTTTTGAATAAGCCTTCAGTTGCTTCATTACAAAAATATCTTGCTCTTTCACCTTCTGTTGTAACAACAACATAAGGACGGTTTCCAAGGGGAAGTACAGAGTGAATTGGTGCCCCTGCAGCTCCTCCACCAAAAGGAGGATTAAGATGTAAACAATTAAGCATTTTAGGATTAGCCTTATCTTTTACATCAAGCATAATAAATCCTTTATTTGCATAAGCCATATAAACGATATCATCTTTTGCTACACAAGCATGCAAGAAAGGTGAAGAAAGTGCTTCCGCTGAACCGTAACGTGTATTTTTAGCTGTAATCTTATCGTTAAGATATTGTTCCGATGCCCACCATCTTCCAACTTCCACTGGATTTTTTGGATCTTTTATATCTACTATCCTTAAAATAAATCCATTATATCCTTCACAGCTTCCCGTCACATAAACATACCTTCCGCCATTATAAAAAAATCTGTGTACACCTGCACCTCCTTTACATTCGAATTTAGATAAAAGAATCGGGTTCTCTGGATCAGTTTTTACATCCCAGATCATAATGCCGCCCCAAAATGGCAGACCTACTTCCGTTCCATGTAGTTCTTTCAATGTTCCCCCATGGGCTGTTATCATTATTCCATCTGCTATCTGAATTTTAGGAGTTCCTTGTCCATCATGCACACCTTCAAAAAACCAAGGTCCTTCCATCCATTTTACATTTCTTGGATGTTTAGGATCTGTAACATCTATAATATTCCATCCATTGTGTCTAAAGGAAGCAGTATATAAATAATATCTGTCTTGTACTTTTTGCATAGCCATTTGAAAACCTGGTTTCCCATTTAAATCATTAAAAGCAACCAATTCTATATTTTTTGCCAAAGGTTCTTTACGTCTACACATCCTTATTAACCTCCATCTGTACCTTTTCATTTTGATTCATAAAATTAATCCTTACATTTTCATAATAGTATGATAATTTTTAAAAGTATAATATCCATATTGCATGGTTGTATAACCTATGAGTTATAAAAAATTTCAAAATATTTAATTTTAAAATACTATATGCTA encodes:
- a CDS encoding methyl-accepting chemotaxis protein — translated: MEKKLQNLIDVISIIKDIIEGDFSLTVTNKSECIYSEDGNTVKAPFKVGPLNSIEMTGIQQIIKEKKKLYKVLKKEIDGLDMKIIAVPIFGDDGEVIGTLGISQSTEKIEEIKNNSINLMSSLQKVSETINGIADDALKLSEQLNFMIEKIKQVEENISESNQFVDLIHNISKQSNLLGLNASIEAARAGENGRGFSVVANEMRKLALLSQKTAEKMSAVLLDIDKGSKFISNSISTIGEIAGEQASSVEEIAATIEQIATSSKVLVDNLNINI
- a CDS encoding DeoR/GlpR family DNA-binding transcription regulator codes for the protein MKNSKGVVCKRQQLILQYLNEHKTAKVETLSELLNVSPITIRRDLQIFEEKGIVERFHGGATLIEGALGDDPSLSDSSKNYILQKLAIAKMAASLINDGDTIFMNSSSTALLVLKYLHNKHVIVITNNGKALQVQKDPKVELVLTGGEVYERKQSMVGEFATHILSKVVANKCIMGVSGINIKTGITTSVLQETAVNQMMLKRCSGPVIVLADSSKIGVEHNFISGDLNKVSYLITDSGADPKQLEMLKEKGIEIITVDPLDASELNGFNSIT
- a CDS encoding PTS sugar transporter subunit IIA, with translation MFKELIEKKRYSFHDGFESWEEAIVAACQPLIKDGAILEEYIDLIIKNVKEYGPYIVIAPDICIPHAQEGKGVNETAVCFMKTKRPVHFSDSPEHDARLFFVLASTDNSIHLQNLAELVEYLSDENIVKKLLEAESIEDIKNLF
- a CDS encoding acetyl-CoA hydrolase, yielding MSIEFKPMRSLIYVDVVKEDYRHKLKHWLYRYHIADSISQFRPYVAKYAFYPALPTPPEGERFGTCRMQLTEHYWLVNPMTEEFKNKAFTEYFPVDVLKWQGNIPDDEDLSNGKTVNIEGDDARSTGGDNGMPPFIFAFVPICWEEDFKGSKRTAEDGPNYRWQFVMKYPEGVSMEEGDKWFYEEVVPKFQAMPEVLRMLSSKIIQEVNGCPYQRVVEMWFDCPSQWYKAAVVKAKDIKKPSWAKYDQFPYLKPRFEISSIFLTDIAESDNYTQYHGYITMR
- a CDS encoding LVIVD repeat-containing protein; the protein is MCRRKEPLAKNIELVAFNDLNGKPGFQMAMQKVQDRYYLYTASFRHNGWNIIDVTDPKHPRNVKWMEGPWFFEGVHDGQGTPKIQIADGIMITAHGGTLKELHGTEVGLPFWGGIMIWDVKTDPENPILLSKFECKGGAGVHRFFYNGGRYVYVTGSCEGYNGFILRIVDIKDPKNPVEVGRWWASEQYLNDKITAKNTRYGSAEALSSPFLHACVAKDDIVYMAYANKGFIMLDVKDKANPKMLNCLHLNPPFGGGAAGAPIHSVLPLGNRPYVVVTTEGERARYFCNEATEGLFKKIVTQPMNMIGIIEITDISNPSLISIFPYPEVPEGYTHGTNFNIVDGVRIPFGPHNIFDAFGPDVYEKRDDRVYCCYFNAGLRIYDVSDPFVPKEIAYFIPPDPEADLFNNPTGDLLPGSKVAITEDVLVDDRGYIYVDTFQDGLYILRCTV
- the ulaG gene encoding L-ascorbate 6-phosphate lactonase; amino-acid sequence: MAKIDQITRESWILSTFPEWGTWLNEEIEQEVVKPGTFAMWWLGCTGIWVKTEGNTNICIDFWCGSGKKTKANPYIDPQHQMARMCGGKKLQPNLRVSPCVLDPFAIKEIDAVLSTHYHNDHIDVNVAAAVMKNCSKDVPFIGPKYSVEKWIEWGVPRERCITVKPGDVVKIKDIEIVALESFDRTALITSPPDGDIRGRMPDDMDEKAVNFLIKTPGGNIYHSGDSHYSNYYAKHGNDYEIDVALGSFGENPRGVTDKMTASDILRMAEALNTKVIIPFHHDIWSNFQADPAEITMLYEMKKHRLQYKFKPFIWQVGGKFVFPDDKDNREYHYPRGFDDCFENDINIPFTSFL